Below is a window of Brassica napus cultivar Da-Ae chromosome A5, Da-Ae, whole genome shotgun sequence DNA.
TTAGCAGCATAAACTGAACCCGAAAATCTGAACTGAACCCGATCCGACAAAAATGAATCCGACCGATCCGAACCggcataaataccgaatggatcttgttttatggtatttcgggttatgagTATATCCGAACGAACCCGAAATTAAATAGATATCcaatagaacccgaaacattcaaaatgccAAAATAGAACTTGTAccaacatgatctcaattcctgaTATGTAGCCAAAATATACTAAGATATTATTAAACATCTACAATAACGATCTACTatatgaaggttgatggttgaaaGTGGCGGTTGAGGCTTGAAATTTTTagatttggttttattttcattgaataatttttttatttcatgagaacttaatttttcttttatgatttcatttataagttttctttctatcaatcaCAATGTTTACCTTTCGTTTGACTTGAATaattatgtttgatgttttttcttatttttgaatcgattttacttatgttttggttataaaatagatacaaatcaagtactttaaactcgaagaaccgattttattatgttttggttacaaaataggtataaATAAAGTACTTTAAAACCGAAGAACCTTggaacccaaaacccgaaagtacaccttgtaccggttctttgaagatttactaatcCCGATTCGAACCTGATAAAACCTAAACCGGTCCTGAACAGAACTTTTATATAATCCGAATgtagctgattttgataaacccgaaaaactgAGACCCGATTGAACAAAACcgaacccgattgggaccccgaatgccgaTGCCTAATTGAGATTATGGAATGTGACGTGAGTACTTACCAACATATTAACAGCCATTGGGtaattttttgtgtgtgttatgGTTTGTCAATAAAACGTTTGTGAGACCAGTAAAATAGGGTATTCAGTTTTAGGAAAACACATGCATCTATATAATCGTAACTTTCTAGattttgtatttcaaaatatagttAGTATTGTTTTTTTCCATATATAGTGGATACTAAagtatctttaaaatatttgattaatcaTAAAAAAATCTGATTGGTTGTATTTATTGTTGcagaaatttatttaaaataataaaaaatgacaATGGCATTGAAATGTAAATAACTGAAAAACTAAGGGCGAATTCTAGTAGGATTTTgctttaattaaaataaagacaaaaattCAGGATCGTTTTTATCTTTATACTTGAATGCCTTCCTAATatgaagtaaaaatattttttatacctTTTTTGCATGATCGTCTTGACTTGGTTTCACACTCTTACCCTGCTTTACTTCTATCTGTGAAACAAAACCGATATATCAAACTATTGACCTGAACTTCAATTCAAGTGgatcttattcatttttattacctCTTTTGCCATTTTCCCAACACCATCTTCTGATGGACCAGCTGCTTCATTTTTCTTACAAGCGACAGCCTTCGCCTTCCCCTTTTTGAATGACAAAAATTCAGAtacatttatatcttaattcctagtatgatgtataaatatttcatacctttttatcaccatctccttcactTGGATTCACACTCTGCGTCTGCTCTTCTTCCATCTGAAAATCAATACCGAGATATTAAACAAATGacattatttttcaattcaagTGATCCAAGGcatttgttttaccttttttgtcatctcccaaacaccatctacccattttcttggttttcgcATCTCAGAATGGTGGAAGTAAATTTGTTCTTTAGAATTGTTCAAAGAGACAAAACACGAGCCATCAAACAAAATGACTTTAACTTTTCCAGCGCACCAGGCACCATTGTCGAACGCCTCCACGTCCTGCATTAGCTCATAACTTTTCTTCGCTCCAGATCTCTCAGGTGGTGGTTGAGGACGTATTCTGTCAATTGATACACGTGTCTCAAcactccttttcctcttcttttcgtCCAGAGACGGGACGAAGTACTCAACTTTCACCATCTCAACCCCATCAACCAAATATGTTGCCAACACATTTCCTGGATACCATTTATGACAAGTATTGTCATCTTGTGATGAAATCTCCACATTTGCTCCGATCTCAAAGGGATTTTGAACTCTGCTTTCTACATCCTGTGATGGTTTAGATTCAAGGATATCCAGTCATTTTGATAGTTGCTGAGTATTtattaaaggttttaatgaaagTAATACCTTATTTTGCTCTGTTAAAAGATTTCTGCGAGCTCGGGTATTTGGCTGTGTGTCGGAAATGTTTGGTGAAATGATCTCATTCATAAGCTCGTGAGTCTCCTGAATTCAGGAATGGTTGAATGAACACGTACAAGGGCTTccaaaaattacttgaaaagtccaattttttaaagaagGTACCTGCTGCGTCTGAATTGGAGTAAGGACTGGAGTCTCAATATTCTGTTGAGCTATTGGAGAACCAGGTGTCTCTTTCGTGATCTCATTCATAGGCTCTCGTGTATCCTGATGTCAGGAATGGGATTATGAACACGTaccaaattcataattttataaataccaacagttttcaaaattatacttGCCTCATTGTTAAGTTGTtcatctgcttgatctgcattgGCTTCACCTTGTCTGGAAGCCGTCTCATGAAATGGAGTTGTGTCAGTCTGTGCAAGTACAACAAAAATTAGGAAGGCAAGCCTAAATATGTATAACATCttccaaaattacttgacaactcaaaactgaatcaagaactagataaacattaattttaatttccgaaaaaaaagttacctcattgtttggagtttcataTGAAGTAACTCTTTGTAGTTTCTCTAGGTTTGTCACACGTTCTTTAATCTGTTTCCTGTCTTTTTCAATCAAACACAAACGATCGTTCATGATCCTTAAATTATCTCCCACCATCTCGCTGATTCTGTTGATCTTTGATTCCAAAGACTCCTCCTGATACGAAGTAGAAGCTTGACTCATCCCTCCATTCCCAAACAGTAAAGATGCTCTTCTTATTTCTTCATTAGCACCGTATAGGTCTACTGACATGTTTCGCCAATCtctaattttaaacttataaccTCTCTTGGATAAATCGGCCATGTCATCCAGATCTTTATTAGCTTCGTCTCCCATGCAAACATCATCTTCTGGATCATTAGAAATAGGAGGTAGGATGCATGTGACCTTAAGCTgaaaccataaaaataattagcttttaaatggagaatcataaggcaaaacagaaacaagaaaaaaataatgtaaaaacttACATGATCTTTGATTTCAATTAGGAGAACATCTATCAGCTGTGGAGAAGCTATTTGAAGGTACTTCTCACACAAAAATATTGGGGTAGACGGTTGAACGCTCAGAATAGGAACAACTTGACTGAATGCATACTGTAGCAAAGGTACTGACTCAAGTATCCATATAAGAAATGCCATAGGGAACCCTTGCAaatcataattgtttttgtcGAGGCTTTTGTCGACAGCTCTCTGAAGTGATTTTAACAGCAAATTATAAGCTGTTCTCCCCCATGGGTATGTCATCAAGACATCCATATCCTGCGCTATTTTCACATAATCCAAAGTAAAAGTTGTGCCACCGTCGAGAAGGCTCTTCTGTAGTAGTATGCTCTCAATCAGGAGGAGCATTGCAAGGCAGAATCTCTCATCAGAAgcatcttctcttgtgtttctgaGCTGCTTCTCCACGTCCTTTACTGTATGAGTACGCCCTTTTAGGAAGTCCCACTTAAATTTCTCGGTTCCCTCTCGTGGTTCTCTTGCTTCACCACTACATTTCAAACCAGTCACCATGTGGAATTCTCTTATAGAGAACCTCATTGGCTGAGCACCAAAATGGAACCATGCTTCGTGTCTCTTCACTGTCTTGATGCTTTTGGTGAGAACTGCGTGCACTATCTTAGCTGATAATTTCAAAGACCTCTCTCCAAGCTTGATCACCGGTCCCAAAAACGTCCCTCTTATTCTGTTGAACTCATCATTTCCTAGAATTTCCTTAACAGTTTTGATATAAGCAACTATCGAGTGTTGGTTTATCGATATCGTCTTCTCTGGCTCTGATCCAATCGGATACCTCAGCTCAGGCAGTGCTAGTCTTAATGGTAATGGATCTcccatcttgtttctatcctgcgtaaacaagaaaaattttatttgtctaaattaattaaaatccaattttcaggaagggtttcctgaaaaaaatacaaatcctTCCCGAAGTCTATACACATGCTTTCACATGAACTAGAATTCTACGaatcatattaggttaaaacgagcaagtctatacacaagcaaaaaccaggagaccaatctctcagaaagaaaacacacataaggtTGAATCTGCAACATACCTTCAAGAGATAGAGCTCTAGAAATGGTTTTTCTCGGAGAATAGAGAGAGCTCGCGTaaaagatcgagagagagagagttctggagatgggttttcgtcggagatcgagagatatggagatgagagagagattcgAGAGGCGGAGACGAGTGAGATTCGAGAAGTTTGAAACGGCGAGAGTGTTGAGACGGcaagagttttgttttttttcaatcgAAATGTATTGTTTTGGAAACCTATCCTATATTAATTGGGTTAAGTATGCTTATGTAATATTctttaacagatgattctcctcagacCAGCGGTTAAACCAAGGCTTTTTATAACTCAAAAGTCTCTCTATCCCCGGGTTCGATatgtggtggattcaaaatctattttaattcttttttgtgTTACAGTTTGgagttaaataaaattaaatgtaatcCATAACAGATGATTCTTCTTGGCCTAGTGGCTAAACTCCCACACTATCCAAATACGCAGACTCTCTCCCTCTGGGTTCGATCCTTTGTGGTTCTAAATTTTTGTTGTCTGTAAACATCACAATTTTAAGCTTACCATATACATGTCCAATCCTTAGtatataatctcatttcattcttttttacatttgaaacacttaactttttttctggaaacccaTCCAGAAACAATATTTTAACCTTCCAAGATATATGATACCCAAATAAAATACTTGATATCCTTCCAATCTTTCTTATGTAACCAGACGCCAacaacataacaaaataaacagTCATAACTAAAACCGAgtcttaactaaaacaaaaaatgttttcatgCATCATTCTCATTTCCCAAAGCTCTCATCCACAAATTGGTTGAAGATCTCACAAGACAAGGTTCTCCTTAGCTCCAATGCATTGTCATCATTAATCTTTGTCATGTCTCCTATCTTCAATGACTGGCACTCCAGAATCTTGACAAGAAATATCCCACAGTTGAAAGGATGTTTTGTCTTGGGTAAACCTTGTGCCTGCTCAATCTCAAATGGAATCATCTTCACCTTATCTACCTCATCACCAGAAGATTCCACCAGCAGATTAGAAATCAACACtgtcatatttaaaaatcaatatcaagaTAGAATCAGTTGAATATTTCAAACCAAGAAACAGATGAATACATCAAATACAGATTGTTTATACATACCTGCCAACTTTTTCACTTGAGGAATATCAATGCTGTTGCTTTCCTTTTGAAAACAATCATATACtgtgattcttttcttcttcaaatgaatTTCCATCCCAATCCAGACATTGCTTTTTTTTCCAAGAGTAATCCCATACACAACATCAACATCTTCTCCCCATGTCTTCTCTGGATATACCTTCCCTCTCACagtatctttaaataaatcgttgaaaatctttttacctttgaccttttctttcttgtaaGCCAAATCATCAGAGAGCAAGCAATGCAAGAACTCCATAGGTAGGAAGCACGCCTTTGGAATCTTGTAGTTGTGGAACCAAGCAGCATTCTCATTTCTTCTGCAATTTAGCATTGCAAAGGCTCCATCAatgtgctgcaaaaaaaaaggcaaacatTATCTAATTTGTTACTATATAATTTCCTGAAACTAAACAAATCCttcctgaattttttttaaaaaaaaagctcaagGCAAGAACATATGTAAACAAATTACCTCTTTCTTAAGGTCCTTTTTTGCATTTTCCATGCTTTGAAAGAAAGATTTCCTTATCTTATTATCATTGATTGATAGGGACCTGCAGTCGATTAAAGATTCAAAGGAATTACCAAACCtcttatacataaatataagaatatatagacAAGGACAGAAACATGCTTACGTTTCATGCATGCCGGGCTTTAATGTCATCCAATTTTGAAGCCTTGAAAGCTTATGTTCCGCAGGAGTTGAAAACGGATCAACTGCAGGTATAATCTCAGGTATTACAGTTAAAGCCGGATTTCTGTCAGACTTGAATGGAGTTTTTGTGTCTCTAGATCGTTTAGGCACCCTCTCGCTCcttcttaggaaaacattatcCATTCCTGAATTTTGTGATGAGGCAGCAGCTTTCCTTTTCTTATCAGGCTTCACCTTTAATCAAACAATAGACACCaagcaaaatattatcaaatttgttGCAATCGGAATTTCTGGAAACCATTCCTGAAACTAAAATGTATGTATATCAAACAATTCACGTGAAGTATAATTCTAGTTATGATTTACCTTATCTGCCATCTTCCAGACTCCATCTTTCCATTCTCTATGAATTCGCAAATCTGAATGTTTGAATAGAATAGTTTCCATAGAAGTATAGAGACACACCGAGTATGTGTTATCACCAAGTACCATGCTAATTTGTCCGCTGCTCCAGCCATTGTTGTAGAAGGCTTCTACCTTATCCATCATCTCAAAGGATTTTTGGTCACTAGTTGGTGTTGCAGGACGTATTTTGTCAGCCGTGATAGTATCCTGAAGTTTCTGAAGTCTATGTTGGTCTGTGAAGAGTGTCGTGTACTCAACTGTCAGCTCCTCTAGTCCTTCACACAGTTTAAGATCAACAACCTTTCCTGGATACCATATTTCGTCATCAGTAGACAAAATTTCAACCTCTGCGCCTATTTGAAAGTGAGCTAGAAGCCTGCTTACTTCAACCTATTAAAAATGAAGATTCAGTAACATCAGCGGTTTTaaattgttagaataataattaaagatcAAATATACTCGATGCATACCtcgtttttttctgaaaaatctaTAGCACTTGTCTGAAGATGCTCTGTTTGCTGAGTAATAGGCGGCATCTTCGAAACATATGTGGAAACTAGCTCAGTAGTAGGTTCTGTAGTATCCTTGAGATTTTCTTCTGCT
It encodes the following:
- the LOC125608781 gene encoding protein AGENET DOMAIN (AGD)-CONTAINING P1-like, yielding MNEITKETPGSPIAQQNIETPVLTPIQTQQETHELMNEIISPNISDTQPNTRARRNLLTEQNKDVESRVQNPFEIGANVEISSQDDNTCHKWYPGNVLATYLVDGVEMVKVEYFVPSLDEKKRKRSVETRVSIDRIRPQPPPERSGAKKSYELMQDVEAFDNGAWCAGKVKVILFDGSCFVSLNNSKEQIYFHHSEMRKPRKWVDGVWEMTKKMEEEQTQSVNPSEGDGDKKGKAKAVACKKNEAAGPSEDGVGKMAKEVIKMNKIHLN
- the LOC125608655 gene encoding uncharacterized protein LOC125608655, yielding MGDPLPLRLALPELRYPIGSEPEKTISINQHSIVAYIKTVKEILGNDEFNRIRGTFLGPVIKLGERSLKLSAKIVHAVLTKSIKTVKRHEAWFHFGAQPMRFSIREFHMVTGLKCSGEAREPREGTEKFKWDFLKGRTHTVKDVEKQLRNTREDASDERFCLAMLLLIESILLQKSLLDGGTTFTLDYVKIAQDMDVLMTYPWGRTAYNLLLKSLQRAVDKSLDKNNYDLQGFPMAFLIWILESVPLLQYAFSQVVPILSVQPSTPIFLCEKYLQIASPQLIDVLLIEIKDHLKVTCILPPISNDPEDDVCMGDEANKDLDDMADLSKRGYKFKIRDWRNMSVDLYGANEEIRRASLLFGNGGMSQASTSYQEESLESKINRISEMVGDNLRIMNDRLCLIEKDRKQIKERVTNLEKLQRVTSYETPNNEACLPNFCCTCTD